A region of Candidatus Protochlamydia phocaeensis DNA encodes the following proteins:
- a CDS encoding carbonic anhydrase — MKWRQIFMLGFLSLALQVNGAEQPNKQEPQEQTLLNQTLNFARGHQEFKDLYFKQHEQEFIRLVQEGQSPQTLFIGCSDSRIVPDLILGTRPGDLFVIRTAGNFVPPYEDNAWDGVSATIQYAIEALNVKHIIICGHSHCGAIQGLFKQLDPTKLGIIQRWLKFGEEAKKMTLMSAKPNTPKEELYEIAEQISVIYQLEHLMSFPFVKKRVDEGKLDLHGWYYKIETGEVFYYDPETYRFQSLSKLVQNKSKPTYSVPAAQ; from the coding sequence ATGAAATGGCGGCAAATTTTTATGCTGGGCTTCCTCAGCCTAGCTCTTCAAGTGAATGGTGCGGAACAACCGAATAAGCAGGAACCTCAAGAGCAGACTTTGTTAAATCAAACGCTTAATTTTGCTAGAGGGCATCAAGAATTTAAAGATTTGTATTTTAAACAGCATGAGCAAGAATTTATTCGCCTTGTTCAAGAAGGGCAAAGCCCACAGACCCTTTTTATTGGCTGCAGCGATTCGCGCATTGTTCCTGATTTGATTTTGGGCACGCGCCCTGGAGACTTATTTGTTATCCGAACAGCCGGAAATTTTGTTCCACCCTATGAAGATAATGCGTGGGATGGGGTTTCTGCAACCATTCAATATGCGATTGAAGCCCTTAATGTAAAGCATATCATTATATGCGGGCATTCGCATTGTGGAGCGATCCAAGGCCTGTTCAAGCAATTGGATCCTACTAAATTGGGGATTATTCAACGCTGGTTAAAATTTGGCGAAGAAGCGAAGAAAATGACTTTAATGTCTGCCAAACCAAATACGCCGAAAGAAGAGTTATATGAAATTGCAGAACAGATTTCCGTGATCTATCAGCTAGAGCACCTCATGAGCTTCCCATTTGTCAAGAAAAGAGTAGACGAAGGCAAGCTGGACTTACATGGATGGTATTATAAAATCGAAACGGGAGAAGTCTTCTATTATGATCCGGAGACCTACCGTTTTCAATCTTTAAGCAAATTGGTTCAGAATAAGTCTAAGCCCACTTATAGCGTGCCCGCTGCTCAATGA
- the ubiE gene encoding bifunctional demethylmenaquinone methyltransferase/2-methoxy-6-polyprenyl-1,4-benzoquinol methylase UbiE, with the protein MYNKNRPQTIQKMFNSIAKRYDLTNAVLSCYLHKRWNHELVRRVLCDQTSHTLLDLCSGTGDIAFDYLRSVSTPCRAYLVDFSKEMLNCAKEKADQLSFSSHSLEYIQADVHRLPFLNQSVDCATMAYGIRNVHHPAQCIQEVYRVLKPGGCLGILELTRPSNRLLRYGHQIYLRTLLPLFGKWLTANEEAYQYLRQSIHTFIPPGQLEALFRENGFIKTGRYSLNGGIATIITGYKPMSGA; encoded by the coding sequence ATGTATAACAAAAACCGCCCTCAGACTATTCAAAAGATGTTTAACAGCATAGCTAAACGCTACGATCTCACTAATGCTGTGCTGTCCTGCTATCTTCACAAGCGCTGGAACCATGAATTGGTCCGCAGAGTTTTGTGCGACCAGACCTCCCACACTTTGCTAGATCTCTGTTCGGGAACGGGAGATATTGCTTTTGATTATCTTCGCTCAGTCTCTACTCCATGCCGAGCTTATCTTGTTGATTTTTCTAAAGAAATGTTGAATTGCGCAAAGGAAAAGGCCGATCAGCTTTCCTTTTCTTCTCATTCTCTGGAATATATCCAAGCGGATGTTCACCGCTTGCCATTTTTAAATCAATCGGTCGATTGTGCAACTATGGCCTATGGAATCCGCAATGTCCATCACCCGGCCCAATGCATCCAAGAGGTTTACCGAGTCCTTAAGCCCGGCGGATGCCTGGGAATTTTAGAGCTGACACGCCCATCTAACCGTCTACTGAGATATGGCCATCAAATTTATCTGAGGACGCTGCTTCCCCTCTTTGGCAAATGGCTGACAGCCAATGAAGAAGCCTATCAATATCTGCGCCAAAGCATCCATACATTCATTCCGCCCGGACAATTAGAAGCCTTATTTCGAGAAAACGGCTTCATTAAGACAGGCCGCTATTCCTTAAATGGAGGCATCGCCACTATTATTACGGGATATAAGCCAATGAGCGGCGCCTAG